In Bacillus sp. KH172YL63, one genomic interval encodes:
- a CDS encoding DUF5366 family protein: protein MKNTYLTSYLPLFSILLFSLTFSVYGVDVFIDLFKKIGVYPGMREFLSDIQLKLAILVLLMVAAFMVFAALKLIAETINGVSMLFFSKDSDGELYNHVRAGSMIYFIGGLVSVVSLKSFLGLLLIFALSSIAYFIFFVYKITPSLSKMGIFGVVSLQVFSWSSIFLTIFFICLKLYSGVMASLPIMSKVKL from the coding sequence TTGAAAAATACATACTTAACAAGTTATTTACCGCTTTTTTCTATATTATTGTTCAGCCTTACGTTTTCTGTATACGGAGTCGACGTATTCATCGATTTATTCAAGAAAATCGGTGTATACCCGGGCATGAGGGAGTTCTTGTCTGATATACAGCTGAAACTCGCCATCCTAGTCCTGTTGATGGTCGCTGCCTTCATGGTATTTGCTGCCTTGAAGCTGATCGCAGAAACGATCAATGGTGTATCCATGCTGTTTTTCTCCAAGGATTCAGACGGGGAATTGTACAACCACGTCCGTGCAGGTTCGATGATTTATTTTATCGGCGGTCTCGTATCTGTCGTCAGCTTGAAGTCCTTTCTCGGGCTGCTCCTCATCTTTGCACTCAGCTCCATCGCATATTTCATTTTCTTTGTTTATAAAATAACCCCCTCTCTTTCCAAAATGGGGATCTTCGGTGTCGTGAGCCTGCAGGTATTCTCATGGTCCTCCATCTTTTTGACGATTTTCTTCATCTGTCTGAAACTATACAGCGGAGTAATGGCGAGCCTTCCGATCATGTCGAAGGTGAAGTTGTAA